The following proteins come from a genomic window of Trifolium pratense cultivar HEN17-A07 linkage group LG4, ARS_RC_1.1, whole genome shotgun sequence:
- the LOC123881930 gene encoding CCR4-NOT transcription complex subunit 10, producing the protein MESRDLTSSSPSSTTNRDSPSSATEPDDAVFALAKDATVHYQSGNFVECVHVMNQILQKKPKDPKVLHNIAIAEFFRDGCSDPRKLLEVIYSIKRKYDELPLTSGDQGEPVNNVANKVALGSKGSNNSAPQFSGVNSTDPMHPDEFVAALNIAIIWFHLHDYAKTVSVLEPLFQKIDPAITDQHKVDLHVCLLLLDASLACHDASKSADVLTYLERTFGVGGASQTDIGNATQQLSSNLSTKSAPGTISESAADPSSSDLGSSANASENNLSRTLSEEGLDYDAMFLDQHLTMPTGPSPNALPDMDFSVDLKLKLQLCKVQFLILTRNLKIAKREVKLAVNTCKKDSSMALLLKSQLEYSRGNHRKAIKLLMASSTRTDSTMTDTEFSNIFNNNLGCIYYQLGKYQTSSFFFSKALTSCSSLRKESQLKLATFSQDKSLLIIYNCGVQHLACGKPILAARCFQKASLVFYKQPLLWLRLSECCLMALEKGLIKSCRVPSEKLEVGICVVGFEKWRQLVVEDQILGNGHIQSSNGSDYCPSEDGRLKLSMSLARQCLLNALHLLDSYSTNRLKSGLPSNSSVENDTSEVLPSKISSRKNTHGIDSKAFSVAVGLGQVNSNGDTKEQKGGASQELFQNSLSYYEDLCRRDNQLVKQAVLANLAYVELELDNPVKALAAAKSLFELPECSRIYIFLGHVYAAEALCLLNRPKEAAEYLSYYLSGGNSVELPFSQEDCDKLRVERTVEFEEVNGGSTAAKNSSLQDTQSIVFLKPEEAQATIYANFAVMSAMQGEFEKANILVTQALSMWPNSPEATLTAVYVDLLLGKQQEALAKLKSCSRIRFLPSGITSNKSS; encoded by the exons ATGGAATCACGAGATTTGAcatcttcttctccttcttcaaCCACCAACCGTGACTCTCCTTCTTCCGCCACCGAACCTGACGACGCCGTTTTCGCTCTTGCCAAAGACGCTACTGTGCATTATCAATCTGGAAATTTCGTTGAATGTGTTCATGTTATGAATCAGATTTTGCAGAAGAAACCTAAAGATCCAAAG GTCCTTCATAATATAGCAATTGCGGAATTCTTTCGAGATGGTTGTTCTGATCCCAGGAAGTTGCTTGAAGTAATTTATAGCATCAAG AGAAAATATGACGAGCTTCCCCTGACTTCTGGGGATCAAGGAGAGCCGGTTAACAATGTTGCAAATAAAGTTGCCTTGGGATCCAAAGGAAGCAATAACTCAGCACCACAGTTTTCAGGTGTAAATAGCACCGACCCAATGCATCCAGATGAATTTGTCGCAGCGCTAAATATT GCCATCATCTGGTTCCATCTTCATGACTATGCCAAGACGGTATCAGTTTTGGAACCCCTATTTCAAAAGATCGACCCCGCCATAACTGAT CAACATAAAGTGGATCTACATGTCTGTCTCCTGCTGCTTGATGCTAGCCTTGCTTGCCATGATGCATCAAAATCAGCT GATGTGTTAACTTATCTGGAAAGAACATTTGGTGTTGGTGGTGCAAGTCAAACCGACATTGGGAATGCAACACAGCAACTATCTTCAAATCTATCTACAAAGTCTGCACCTGGCACCATCAGTGAATCTGCTGCTGACCCATCCAGTTCCGATTTAGGGTCAAGTGCCAATGCATCTGAAAATAATCTATCAAGAACTTTGTCTGAAGAAGGGCTAGATTATGATGCCATGTTTTTGGATCAACATTTAACTATGCCAACGGGCCCTTCTCCAAATGCGCTTCCTGACATGGATTTTTCTGTTGATTTAAAGCTCAAGTTGCAACTTTGCAAGGTGCAGTTTCTGATTCTTACTAGGAACCTGAAGATAGCGAAAAGAGAAGTCAAGCTGGCTGTGAACACATGTAAAAAAGATTCATCCATGGCTCTGCTTTTGAAATCTCAGCTTGAATATTCTCGTGGTAACCACCGCAAGGCAATTAAGCTATTGATGGCATCAAGTACTAGGACAGACAGTACTATGACAGACACAGAGTTTTCGAACATTTTTAACAACAATCTTGGGTGCATTTATTATCAGCTTGGGAAATATCAGACATCctcattcttcttctcaaaGGCATTAACTAGTTGTTCGTCCCTGCGGAAGGAGTCACAATTAAAGCTGGCCACTTTCTCACAGGATAAATCTctccttataatttataattgtgGTGTGCAACACTTGGCTTGTGGAAAGCCAATACTGGCAGCTCGGTGTTTTCAGAAGGCAAGTTTGGTCTTCTACAAGCAGCCTCTCTTGTGGCTCCGACTCTCAGAATGCTGTCTGATGGCTTTAGAAAAGGGCCTAATCAAATCATGTCGAGTTCCTTCAGAGAAGTTGGAGGTTGGAATTTGCGTTGTTGGGTTTGAAAAATGGAGGCAACTTGTTGTGGAAGATCAAATTCTAGGTAATGGACACATACAATCCTCCAACGGGAGTGATTATTGTCCAAGCGAAGATGGGCGGCTGAAGTTATCGATGTCCCTTGCTCGGCAGTGCCTCTTGAATGCTCTTCACTTGCTGGACTCCTACAGTACAAATCGTTTGAAGTCTGGTTTGCCCTCTAATTCTTCTGTGGAGAATGATACAAGTGAAGTGTTGCCGTCAAAGATTTCAAGTCGTAAAAACACACACGGCATTGATTCGAAGGCATTTTCAGTAGCAGTAGGTTTAGGTCAAGTAAATTCAAATGGGGACACAAAAGAACAGAAGGGAGGAGCTAGTCAGGAACTTTTTCAGAACTCTCTGTCATATTATGAAGATCTCTGTAGAAGAGATAATCAATTGGTCAAGCAAGCTGTTCTTGCTAATTTAGCGTATGTGGAGCTGGAATTGGACAATCCTGTGAAGGCACTTGCAGCTGCAAAATCTCTCTTTGAACTTCCAGAATGTTCCAGAATTTACATCTTTCTGGGACATGTTTATGCTGCAGAGGCACTTTGCTTGCTGAACAGACCAAAAGAAGCTGCTGAGTACTTATCTTATTATCTGTCCGGGGGAAACAGTGTTGAATTGCCATTCAGCCAAGAGGACTGTGATAAATTGCGAGTTGAGAGGactgttgaatttgaagagGTAAATGGAGGATCCACTGCTGCCAAGAATTCTTCTCTTCAGGATACTCAAAGTATTGTTTTCCTTAAGCCAGAGGAAGCACAGGCAACAATTTATGCAAACTTTGCTGTAATGTCTGCAATGCAGGGTGAATTTGAGAAAGCCAATATATTGGTTACACAGGCATTGTCCATGTGGCCCAACAGTCCAGAAGCTACACTGACTGCAGTTTATGTGGATCTCTTGCTTGGTAAGCAACAGGAAGCTCTAGCCAAACTAAAAAGTTGCAGCCGTATTAGGTTCCTGCCCAGTGGAATAACTTCAA
- the LOC123881931 gene encoding uncharacterized protein LOC123881931 encodes MSEEILEIQTLISSNQNSNKSSGYSTLLQFQQHSCINPSSLQSLAQSSNSIVSYTLSDISHHDEEIAAQALKCLGFMIYHPSVVSTLRVDDVNLVLDSLSKLITTTKLKTVCNLGVWCLSVQQLGVSFLVNHFHSLLRPIVHALDNPMGSLSTTFEATQAIMKLSGQLSEQMRDSSHIWAPPIYRRLLSTDKREKDSSERCLLKIGSIVIPPSLELSKVLVKDMKIKLLNGMKDLLDNGMKIQAIQAWGWFIRMLGSHALKNKHLVNDMLKIPERTFTDPDPQIQIATQVAWEGLIDALVYHPLVSEKKTPSKDQVIGVSEKKTPSKDQVIGVSEKKTPAKSNSEDKVNGVYKSIKLIMTPLIGIMSSKCDISVHSSCLNTWCYLLHKLDTSVNESSLIKMVLEPILKAIFQNGPDSKTIWLWNLGLDLLSDSISQKCTDVSCIETGRSSSGKSCWKQHPIRWLPWDISRLDFYLSIIFVIIRQASGATVTCDHRSHVYDVALKLFTYILKGVKLDMESPSTNYDGVIWCLNTLLTFVKKVCEDVYLDGSENYDVYYTSLRFIDAITKELGSSILVSPLYKFSLDLKYINDMQSVDHNKHLKFLTVNCISYMDKVSPLVYLTALYFHMMVRLTLKSQQSDHISQGMSEYFKFIFSSSDHMDNLLTCIGLLYKHVEPMYINIWIAVAKGLNSCVYDANCKSLKESLSDSIGYSSISSFLIYPIVAHSEIPRLTSSNASDSMEKHPLSPERKPRLELVIQTWKSLYGSLSACFGCSTSTNFSGDLCKLINRWLDENFGILESGTDLKLTCNDIDLGVLHLSGNFLICILQQIQTSELVSETNRSKSECNNKILYSLKNCLTFASKYMNLLRIKMVTDPLPGFVGTSRLSSALACFINCLHWKQDILLFLEIVSCPLLQWLSNTGMQDEKTKDNVKLLWTEILSSLRRSQPPLHFGSALLELHEALFEKTLDHPYPSISETTIEFWNSTFAQQIIFDFPPRLLHVLDKLSRHGKLKLQNRSVSSFQKCHTREEVSDSLQGYRVNAKHNRTSKRVELVLDTQKDAHPLSFKKKRLELTEHQKEVRRAQQGRERDTGGHGPGIRTYTNADFSQGLDDSQESLDAIRDSEAILEMLRKTI; translated from the exons ATGTCAGAAGAGATTCTTGAAATCCAAACTCTAATTTCTTCCAATCAAAACTCCAACAAATCTTCTGGCTATTCCACACTTCTCCAATTCCAACAACATTCTTGCATTAACCCTTCTTCGCTTCAATCACTCGCACAATCCTCAAATTCCATAGTTTCCTATACCCTTTCCGATATCTCACATCACGATGAAGAAAT AGCTGCACAAGCCTTGAAATGTTTAGGGTTCATGATTTACCATCCTTCCGTTGTTTCCACGCTTCGAG TGGATGATGTCAATTTGGTATTGGATTCATTGTCCAAACTTATTACAACCACAAAATTGAAG ACTGTTTGTAATTTAGGGGTGTGGTGCTTATCTGTTCAACAGTTAGGTGTATCGTTTCTTGTGAATCATTTTCATTCTTTGTTACGCCCGATTGTTCATGCCCTAGACAATCCAATGGGGTCTTTGTCAACAACATTTGAAGCTACCCAG GCTATAATGAAGTTATCTGGTCAATTAAGTGAGCAAATGAGAGACTCATCACATATATGGGCTCCTCCAATATACAGGAGACTTCTCAGCACAGacaagagagagaaagattCCTCAGAAAGGTGCCTGTTGAAGATCGGCTCCATAGTTATTCCACCTTCACTGGAACTCTCCAAG GTTCTTGTCAAAGATATGAAGATAAAATTGCTTAATGGGATGAAGGATTTGCTAGATAATGGTATGAAGATTCAAGCTATTCAAGCATGGGGATGGTTTATTCGAATGCTTGGGTCCCATGCTTTGAAGAATAAGCATTTAGTTAATGATATGTTGAAAATACCCGAGCGTACATTTACAGATCCTGACCCTCAAATTCAGATTGCCACACAG GTTGCCTGGGAAGGTCTTATTGATGCCCTTGTTTACCATCCACTAGTTTCAGAGAAAAAGACACCATCTAAGGATCAAGTAATTGGAGTTTCAGAGAAAAAGACACCATCTAAGGATCAAGTAATTGGAGTTTCAGAGAAAAAGACACCAGCGAAGAGCAATTCTGAGGATAAAGTAAACGGGGTTTACAAAAGCATAAAGCTTATAATGACTCCACTGATTGGCATCATGTCTAGTAAATGTGATATATCAGTTCATTCATCCTGCTTGAACACATGGTGTTATTTGCTACATAAGCTTGATACCTCTGTCAATGAATCATCATTGATAAAAATGGTTTTAGAGCCTATTCTTAAAGCAATATTTCAGAATGGACCCGATAGCAAGACCATCTGGTTATGGAACCTGGGCCTTGATCTGCTCAGTGACAGTATTTCACAGAAGTGTACGGATGTAAGTTGCATTGAAACCGGACGTTCTTCATCTGGCAAAAGCTGTTGGAAGCAACATCCAATTAGATGGCTGCCATGGGATATCAGTCGATTGGATTTTTATCTGAGTATCATTTTTGTTATCATCCGTCAAGCATCAGGGGCAACAGTCACTTGTGATCACAGAAGTCATGTTTATGATGTTGCCCTAAAGTTGTTTACATATATTCTGAAAGGAGTCAAACTGGACATGGAAAGTCCATCTACCAATTATGATGGTGTTATATGGTGCTTGAACACATTACTGACATTTGTGAAAAAAGTCTGTGAAGATGTATACTTAGATGGCAGTGAAAATTATGATGTGTATTATACTTCCCTTCGGTTTATAGATGCTATCACAAAGGAGTTAGGTTCTTCTATCTTGGTATCTCCTCTGTACAAGTTTTCTTTAGACCTAAAGTACATTAATGACATGCAATCAGTTGATCATAACAAACACCTAAAATTTCTGACTGTCAATTGTATTTCTTATATGGACAAGGTCTCTCCATTGGTTTATTTGACAGCGCTTTACTTCCATATGATGGTTCGGTTAACATTAAAGTCCCAGCAATCAGACCACATTTCACAAGGGATGTctgaatattttaaatttattttttcttcaagtgATCACATGGACAACCTCCTCACTTGTATTGGCCTCTTGTACAAACATGTTGAACCAATGTACATAAATATATGGATAGCAGTGGCTAAGGGTCTGAATTCCTGTGTATATGATGCAAACTGCAAGTCCCTAAAGGAATCTTTGTCTGACAGCATTGGATATTCCTCCATATCCAGCTTTTTAATATACCCCATCGTGGCGCATTCTGAAATTCCAAGATTAACCTCGTCAAATGCTAGTGACTCTATGGAGAAGCATCCTTTATCACCAGAAAGAAAACCGAGGCTTGAACTTGTTATTCAAACATGGAAATCACTTTATGGATCTCTTAGTGCATGCTTTGGATGTTCAACATCCACCAATTTCTCAGGGGATCTGTGCAAATTGATAAATCGGTGGCTTGATGAaaattttggcattttagagAGTGGCACTGATCTAAAGTTAACGTGCAATGATATAGATCTTGGTGTCCTTCATCTATCTGGAAATTTCTTGATATGCATTCTTCAACAGATTCAGACTTCAGAATTAGTTTCAGAAACCAACAGGAGTAAATCTGAATGCAATAACAAAATACTCTACAGTTTAAAGAACTGCCTAACCTTTGCTTCCAA GTATATGAATTTGTTGAGGATAAAGATGGTGACAGACCCACTGCCTGGTTTTGTTGGGACATCAAG GTTATCTTCTGCATTGGCATGCTTTATTAATTGCCTTCACTGGAAGCAagatattcttctttttctcgaG ATTGTTTCCTGTCCACTACTTCAGTGGCTATCAAATACGGGAATGCAGGATGAAAAAACAAAGGACAACGTAAAACTTCTGTGGACCGAAATTCTTAGCTCCTTAAGAAGAAGTCAACCTCCATTACACTTTGGTTCAGCTTTACTTGAACTTCATGAAGCTCTGTTTGAAAAAACTCTTGATCACCCATACCCCTCCATTTCAGAGACAACCATAGAATTTTGGAATTCTACATTTGCTCAACAAATTATTTTTGATTTTCCCCCACGTCTGCTTCATGTCTTGGACAAGCTATCCAGGCATGGAAAATTAAAACTTCAGAATAGAAGCGTGTCATCGTTTCAAAAATGTCATACTCGTGAAGAAGTCAGTGACTCCCTGCAGGGATACAGAGTCAATGCAAAACATAACAGGACTTCTAAGAGGGTGGAATTAGTGTTGGACACACAAAAAGATGCGCATCCTTTAAGTTTTAAAAAGAAGAGGTTGGAACTCACTGAGCATCAAAAGGAAGTGAGGCGAGCTCAACAAGGAAGGGAAAGGGATACCGGAGGACATGGCCCAGGAATTCGAACTTACACCAATGCTGACTTTTCACAAGGGCTTGATGATTCGCAAGAAAGCTTAGATGCCATTAGAGATTCTGAAGCCATATTAGAGATGTTGAGAAAAACTATCTAA
- the LOC123881932 gene encoding probable galactinol--sucrose galactosyltransferase 6 has protein sequence MLINSLTRKRNMLTTMVFNNNSCSSFPINTKSHFLSQQQHHKFLSHIHNHNHNHIYNSTILKYLKHKNQLSNSGTHIFTKHYSKSNPTFPFISSFKKTEAEFEEMTIKATVRVSDGKLMVKDRTILTGVSENVTETSAATTGPVNGVFLGVETEKEESRHVVSLGKLTDVRFMACFRFKLWWMAQKMGENGNEIPLETQFLLVESKSGSSGSHLDDSDIIYTIFLPLVEGSFRACLQGNAVNNNVELCLESGDVDTKTSSFSHALFISSGTDPFATIHNAFATVRNHLKTFRLRHEKKLPGIVDYFGWCTWDAFYQEVTQEGVEDGLQSLVGGGAPPKFVIIDDGWQSVASDNEDASSLQRLTGIKENPKFQNKEDPELGIKSIVDIAKEKHGVKFVYVWHAITGYWGGVRPGLKETEEYGSVMSYPEISKGVRENEPTWKTDPLAVQGLGLVNPKKVFRFYDNLHKYLSLAGIDGVKVDVQCILETLGAGLGGRVEITKQYHQALDASISRNFSDNGCIACMSHNTDALYYSKQTAVVRASDDFYPRDPVSHTIHIASVAYNSIFLGEIMQPDWDMFHSLHPAAEYHASARAISGGPVYVSDKPGNHDFDLLKKMVLPDGSVLRARLPGRPTADCLFNDPARDGVSLLKIWNMNAYGGVLGVYNCQGAAWSATERKNAFHQTDSAAITGYVRGRDVHLISEAVAGDGDWNGDCAFYAHHSGELVVLPHNVTMPLTLKVLEHEVFAVAPVKVLGGGHKFAPIGLVNMFNAGGAVKGLVYEDGVVRLEIKGCGKFGAYCSVRPTRCLLEDRVVDFEYESDSGLLSFAIDYMPEEGHGVHHVRIEL, from the exons ATGTTAATAAATTCTTTGACGAGAAAGAGGAACATGTTAACAACAATGGTGTTCAATAACAATTCATGTTCCTCTTTTCCTATAAATACCAAATCTCATTTTCtttcacaacaacaacatcacaaATTCCTTTCACACATTCATAACCATAACCATAATCATATTTATAATTCAACTATACTAAAATATCTCAAACACAAAAATCAACTCTCAAATTCTGGTACACACATTTTTACAAAACACTATTCAAAATCAAATCCAACATTTcctttcatttcttcttttaag AAAACAGAGGCTGAGTTTGAAGAAATGACGATCAAAGCAACCGTTAGAGTTTCCGACGGGAAACTGATGGTAAAAGATCGGACAATTCTAACCGGAGTATCAGAAAACGTGACGGAGACATCGGCGGCGACAACCGGACCGGTGAACGGAGTATTTCTAGGAgtagaaacagaaaaagaagaaagcaGACACGTGGTATCACTCGGAAAATTAACAGACGTTAGATTCATGGCATGTTTCCGTTTCAAGTTATGGTGGATGGCACAAAAAATGGGAGAAAACGGTAACGAAATTCCGTTAGAAACTCAATTCTTATTGGTTGAATCCAAAAGTGGATCAAGTGGGTCCCACCTTGATGATTCTGATATCATATACACAATTTTTCTTCCTCTTGTTGAAGGATCATTTAGAGCGTGTCTTCAAGGAAACGCTgttaataataatgttgaaCTTTGTTTAGAAAGTGGCGATGTTGATACTAAAACGTCGTCGTTTTCTCATGCTTTGTTTATTAGTTCTGGTACTGATCCATTTGCTACTATTCATAATGCATTTGCAACGGTGAGGAATCATCTTAAGACGTTCCGGCTCCGGCATGAGAAGAAGCTTCCTGGAATTGTGGATTACTTTGGGTGGTGTACTTGGGATGCTTTTTATCAGGAGGTTACACAGGAAGGGGTTGAGGATGGTTTACAGTCTTTGGTTGGCGGTGGAGCGCCGCCGaagtttgttattattgacGACGGTTGGCAGTCTGTGGCCAGCGATAATGAGGATGCTTCGTCGTTGCAGAGGCTTACGGGGATAAAAGAAAACCCTAAGTTTCAGAATAAGGAGGATCCTGAATTGGGGATAAAGAGCATTGTGGATATTGCTAAAGAAAAGCATGGTGTGAAATTTGTTTATGTTTGGCATGCTATAACCGGTTATTGGGGCGGGGTTAGGCCGGGTTTGAAGGAGACTGAGGAGTATGGTTCGGTGATGAGTTACCCTGAGATTTCAAAGGGAGTTAGAGAGAACGAACCGACATGGAAAACAGATCCGTTAGCGGTTCAGGGTTTGGGTTTAGTGAACCCTAAGAAGGTTTTCAGGTTTTATGATAATTTACATAAGTATCTATCGTTGGCCGGTATTGATGGTGTTAAAGTTGATGTGCAGTGTATTTTGGAGACGCTCGGTGCGGGTTTGGGTGGTAGAGTTGAAATTACTAAACAGTATCATCAGGCTTTAGATGCTTCTATTTCTAGAAACTTCTCGGATAACGGTTGCATTGCCTGTATGAGTCATAATACTGATGCCTTATACTATTCGAAACAAACAGCTGTTGTTAGAGCTTCTGATGATTTCTATCCGCGTGATCCGGTTTCACATACGATCCACATTGCTTCTGTTGCATACAATAGTATTTTCCTTGGGGAGATTATGCAGCCAGATTGGGATATGTTTCACTCGCTACATCCTGCGGCTGAGTATCATGCTTCAGCCCGGGCTATTAGTGGTGGACCTGTTTATGTTAGTGATAAGCCTGGGAATCATGATTTTGATTTGTTGAAAAAGATGGTGTTGCCGGATGGGTCTGTGTTACGTGCCCGGTTGCCTGGAAGGCCTACCGCGGATTGTTTGTTTAATGATCCTGCTCGTGACGGGGTAAGTTTGCTTAAGATATGGAACATGAATGCTTATGGTGGTGTGCTTGGAGTGTATAACTGTCAAGGTGCTGCCTGGTCTGCTACTGAGAGGAAGAATGCTTTTCACCAAACGGACTCTGCTGCTATTACTGGATACGTTAGAGGTCGTGATGTTCACCTTATCTCAGAGGCTGTTGCCGGAGACGGTGATTGGAACGGTGACTGTGCCTTTTATGCTCACCATTCCGGCGagcttgtggttcttcctcatAATGTTACTATGCCGTTGACCCTCAAGGTGTTGGAACATGAAGTATTCGCTGTTGCGCCTGTTAAAGTTTTGGGTGGTGGTCATAAGTTTGCTCCTATTGGGCTTGTGAACATGTTCAATGCCGGAGGAGCTGTAAAGGGACTTGTGTACGAAGATGGTGTTGTCCGTTTGGAGATTAAGGGGTGTGGCAAGTTTGGTGCTTATTGTTCTGTTAGACCAACAAGGTGTTTGTTGGAAGACCGCGTTGTAGATTTCGAGTATGAAAGTGATTCTGGTTTGTTGAGTTTTGCTATAGATTATATGCCAGAGGAGGGACATGGTGTTCACCATGTTCGGATTGAGTTATGA
- the LOC123881933 gene encoding uncharacterized protein LOC123881933 → MNIDNFKKDIDVLIAQFTQDESKTLADMKRVWISKKFSYIYEARPSTNLAFFMQSLYAHCIGYMVSTGSLSNRLGGLYCLYCLYETQPFKPPFKVYISVGELKNLRVLVVDAKANDIRVVSALVKRMLERNMFLFGIVDLVESSVTETVNQLQQVQNTCIQIAYKELFDKEPIENYVCMDLGMEFELNLLKKMSAEYAEAKNVAVKEASSILDVQNIKHISENKELIGDVVEKIADDWQVQKQTFYKQTGLGENDWQVQKQTFYKQTGLGENDGYVVELEQFLLQENSDDDENNQD, encoded by the exons ATGAATATTGATAATTTCAAGAAAGACATTGATGTACTTATAGCTCAATTCACTCAG GATGAATCAAAAACTTTGGCTGATATGAAGAGAGTATGGATTTCTAAGAAGTTTTCCTACATTTATGAAGCTCGTCCTTCGACCAACTTGGCCTTCTTTATGCAATCTCTGTATGCTCATTGTATAG GTTACATGGTTAGCACAGGTTCTTTATCAAACAGATTGGGTGGCCTTTATTGCCTCTACTGTCTTTATGAGACTCAACCATTCAAGCCACCTTTTAAGGTCTATATATCCGTTG GAGAGTTAAAGAATCTTAGAGTCCTTGTTGTTGATGCAAAGGCAAATGATATTAGAGTGGTGTCTGCTTTAGTCAAAAGAATGCTGGAAAGAAACATGTTCCTTTTTGGCATTGTCGACTTAGTGGAAAGTTCTGTCACAGAAACAGTAAATCAACTCCAACAAGTACAGAATACCTGTATTCAAATTGCATATAAAGA GTTGTTTGATAAAGAGCCTATTGAAAACTATGTCTGCATGGACCTT GGAATGGAATTCGAGCTTAATTTGCTGAAGAAAATGTCAGCTGAATATGCCGAGGCCAAGAATGTAGCTGTTAAAG aAGCCAGCAGTATATTGGATGTCCAAAACATAAAGCACATATCAGAAAACAAGGAACTGATAGGAGATGTTGTGGAGAAGATTGCCGATGATTGGCAAGTCCAGAAACaaacattttataaacaaaCAGGATTGGGGGAGAATGATTGGCAAGTCCAGAAACaaacattttataaacaaaCAGGATTGGGGGAGAATGATGGATATGTAGTGGAGCTGGAGCAATTTCTTCTGCAGGAGAATTCAGATGATGATGAGAATAATCAAGACTGA